The DNA region agTGAGACAGAAAAACATACTAAAATTTAGCTCCTGATTGATAAAAGATAAACTACTTACACTAATCATCCAAAGCAAGGATAGATAAAAGATAAACTACCTACACTAATCATAGCAAGGCTTAGGTTACTTGTTGATGTTTGAATTTGCTGTCCATTGaattattcctttttttttctgcaagGTAATACGACAATGATTGATGTGAAGAGGAAaatagattttattttatttttatttttttggcgaAAGATGGCATCGGAAGCTCAGGGTTTGAGTGACGCAAAGTTGCAGTAGCACTTTTTAATTAGAGCAGCAATAAAGTAATACAAGCTAATTACAGTGGCCCATAGCACTGGAGAACTATACTAGTATTACAGGAGAGGCCCATAGCTACTACCGTTTCTCCGAGCACATCGAtatagtagttttttttttattcggaCATCGACGGCACTGAACTAGTGATCTAGAGATATATAGCTCGATCGATAACTATCTCATTGCCTGAAGAAAGACGGGCTCAAGAGGTAGCTCGATCATGGCCTGAAGAAGGCAGGGTGGGGACTGCCGGCGCCCTGGAAGGAGGTGTTCTTGAGGTGCTCGGGGGCGTCCTCGAACGAATGCCGCCTCGCCAGCGAAAGAATCTTCTTGTCGGCGGCGATGAAGTAGGCCATCCCGGCAACTGCAGGCATGGATAAGAAGAGAATAATATTTAGCTGCAGCCAGGCTTACTCCTTAGAATAGTGCTGCAGATTCTTTGATGAATGCGTGTGTAATTGCTGGAGCAAGATGCGAACCTGTGGAGATGATGAGGGCCTGACCGGTGGGGTTGATGTTGGCCTTCGCCCATGGCAGCATCCGCACGCTCGCCAGCTGAACAAGAAGGGCAAATCAAACGATAAGGTATAGGCCTACTCGGTATCGCGATGCAGATGCAGCCTGAGGCAAAAACAGATGAACTCACGGTGGGGATCGCAGAGGCGATGGTCGCAACAGCTGCTGCCTTCGCTCCTGCGAGGGTCGCCTCTGCAGGCAGACATGCATGCAAGCAAGCATCAGTGCAAAGCAGCTAAGGAAGAATGCATCAGCGGAAGATTAGATTCCACTACTAGTGACTAGTGAGTGCGCAGTGTAGTCTGCTCTAAGCGTGTACCTCGCGAGCAGCGCTTGGCGAGGGCGAGGTTCTGGTCAAGCGACGCACGGGTCACAGTCGGCATGCCGATCGATCTTGCAGTATCAACTGCGTGCAAGTGAGTAGAATGGGACTGAAAATATATGGATCGACGAGTGGCTAGCTAGCAGTGAGAGTCCGAGAACCGAGGGAGATGCAGAGATGGGATGGTGGAAGAAGAGGCAGGGGAGGCCGGGAATTTATAGGCAGCGAGCGTCAGGGACGCCAAACGATCGGCGGACGAGGAGAACCGGCGGGCGCAGCGGACGTGGTTTTGGCGCGCACCTATGCGTGTGGAGATTCTCTACTTCGCAAACCTAATTGATCATGTGCGCAGTTAACTGAGGTAGGTTCGATATCTGTGTGCTACCAAAGggtaggaaaaaaaaaggtaagaGAGAATCAACCACTGCTGTCAGTTTGACACGGTACAACACTCAAGTTAAAAAATGCAAGTGCCAGTAATGTTAACAGTACTCACTGCACTCACTGTAAGTCAGTAACTACACGCTGAAAACTGTAGATAGATGCGACCAGTCGGCGGGACACACCGAAACCGGCCGGGCATGCATGAAGAGGTAAAGTAAAGGAGAAAAGGGCAAACGAGCAACACAAACAAGCGGTTTAGCCCCAGTTTTGGGGCGGATTCAGGGTGGCGCTCCCAGTTTTCGGCTGTGCAGCAGCAGAGACCGGCCGGCCCCATGGGCGTCATGGCGTCTCGGTCTGTGGGCTGCTGCACGCGTGGCGTGAGTAGGTGCGCCCCACTGAGAGTACGGATAGCTTATCCCCCTGACGAGCTGgctcttttcttttctgctcTGATTTTCAGATCTCATCTGAGTGACCTTATCCACTGTTTTCAGGTAAAACAAGAAATCAGGCAGTGTTCATATTTAACCTCCTTTTCGTAACCTTTGGTGTCTGCTGATGTCTGAACTTGACAGTGGGTACTGAGTATACTCTAGACTACAAATACACATGCATAGTTGTCCACGGAATTAATAAGAATGCGTTTAGCAGCAACAAACATTTAGGATTCTGACCAGAATTAGTGGAATTCTAGCCAAAAGGTGCTTTTGACAagtaattcaaataaaaaatgttttttaCCTCACGAGGATGAAGCATGCAAAATGTGATTTCTTTTGTTTCGAATCACTTCCTTCTTATTAATTATAATTGTCATGTTTTCTTGAGAATCAAAATACATCAAACTAGCGATTACATAAAGTAATTCTgatttattaaataaataattttaaaaaaattggaacCAAAACATTTATAAGAGGAGCTGGAACCTGTCAGACGGACCCTAAAGGCCCCATGATTGATTCTCAGTTAACCAAGCCGGCACGAAGTCGCCCGAGAGTGACCACCAAACCGGAGCTTTCGAGTTGATTGATTCGGGCACTCCCAGTCTTTGAAGAGTCAGCTAGTTAACCTTTTGATCTAGACCTGATCACGACTTTTGGTAGCAGTACACTCTGAAGAATGACAGGCTATATATTCTGCTGAGAATAGAGTGTGTTCAGCTCATCGTCATATACGCCATCGTTTACCATGGTTAGGTTCATTCACGCTGGTATACTGCACTGCTGCTTGCAAATTTGTGATACCGATGTATGATGTCGCAATGTAGAAttgagctaggtaaatgcagtCACACATTTTTTTTGGGGCAAGGTAATACGTTGAtcatggagaggaagaagcTCATCAAAGGCGCAAAGGAAATTCAGGGTAGATTAAGAGACTAAATAGCACAAAGTTGCAGTATTCATAAGTTGGAGGGGAACATAATATACATAATATATACAAGGTATTACAGTATTATATTTTCTCTGAGCACATCGCCGTGCAGTAGTTGACTGGTAGGTTATCCGGACATCGACGACATGCAGAGTACCACTAGTAGTGCTCATGACCTGAAGAACACGGGGTGGGGGCGGCCGGCGCCCTGGAAGGAGGTGTTCTTGAGGTGCTCGGGGGCGTCCTCGAACGAGTGCCGCCTCGCCAGCGACAGAATCTTCTTATCGGCGGCAACGAAGTAGGCCATCCCGGCCACCGTGCAGACGATGAGCGCCTGGCCGGTCGGGTTCAGGTTCGCCTTCGCCCACGGCGACATCCTCACGCTCGCCAACTGAACAAGCAGTAGCATGATCAACAACAGCTCGATCGTCAACTAAGGAACACATATacagacagacagacagacagGCTCACCGTTGGGACTGCAGATGCGATGGTGGCGACGGCAGCCGCCTTGGCTCCGGCGAGCGTTGCCTCTGCAATTTTTCAATCACAGCGAGCTAGTGTGAGGAAACCAACCTATACATTTGACTGACAGCAGGGCTCATGTACTGCAGGCACTAGAACAGCAGAAATGCCGAATGCGCGCGTAATTACCTCTGGAGCAGCGTTTGGCCATGGCGAGCCTCTGGTCCAGGTAGGCACGGGTCACAGTCGACATCTCCCCTCCGAGAGTGGATTAAGATGCGCAAGCTTGCGACGGATCTTCAGAAAGAGTAGCAGAGAGCTTGTGAGTACTTACTCCTATCtgtagcagcagcagtagtGAAGAGTTGGCGAAGAGTGAGATGAGATGTGGCTTGCAAAGAGGCCGTGCACTTATAGGCAGCAGCCGAAGGAGAAGGTGGCGGCCGCAGCTGCATGGTGACCGGAGCGAGAGGAAGGCGGGCGCGGCCACGGTTTTGGGCGAAACCCAcgagccggccggccggtcTATCTCTGCCTCCGGAGCTTCGAGTCGTGCAAGTTGGTGGCCAACCTGCCCAGCACCGTGTCCCTTCGCTGCTTTACTGGGAGACCGGGACAGGCCGGGACTCCGCTAAGCCTTGTTTGTGCTCATGGGTTACCTGAAAACTGTGGTTAGGGAGACACAGGATTCGTCATTTGAGCGGCTAACAATGTGATCTTGTGAGGAGTTACGTGGGGGGCTAATCAGTAGGCTAGCACAAAAAAGTAACAgagcttttctttctttgtttttttaaaaaaaaaagaaaagtaacaGAGCTACTCCGAGACTCTTGAGTAGTATTTATTCCGAGGTGATTGCTGTTCACTAATCCCATGCATTATTCGGTCTGAGACTCTTGAGTTTTGACGAGACGAATTTGCTATCCAGTCGATCTGTTGCATGGGTTCGGCGTGGACTCGTCACCTGCAGTACGAGTGTATGACCGACCAGCCGACCTGCTGCCGGGTCACGAATATAAGTATGGGGAAAATGCAAAACACTCTGCTCAAAAGTCTGGCTGAATTTGAGATTTCGCCAGAggttgttttgttgcaacttCAAAAGTCAGTCTGATTTTAAGATATTTCTTTTtacatttttcatatatatatagacacacataCGTATCTAGGTTTGCATACTGTTTCTTtcactatttttatatatttatatacgtgtgtatatatatatatacgcatATAGGTTTGCACactatttctatatatttatatacgtatgtatatacacatgtatatagcTTTGCACACTATTTCTTCCGGTATTTTCATATATATCCTTAATAATTAGTTATCAATATCTCATTAGCTACTCCTCCAACACTGCTAAGAAGAAATCAATTAGATTATACACAGTCAAGGATCTAATTATACTAGAACTCACCTAGTCGAGAATGGTTCCTAGCAAAAGATATTCTATCTAATTGGGAATCTTCTCtgctaaataaaatattttttggtaaaaaaaGTTCTTCAACTAAATTGAGTTCTACTTGTAGAGGCCTACCTAGTCGAGAATTACATCCGACCACTGAAGCCCAAATGTTACCTTCTCATTTTCTGTGTCATCAGAGAATATCGAAATAAATATGCACGACTTCTGAGAAGAGTTGAAGCAATCATATTATCTATAAATACAACTTCGAAGTTTAAAACTTGTTAGTGTACGACGATGTTTTGGAGGCAACAAGATTCACGAGTGTGCAAacgtatatacgtatatatatacggtAGTACTATTCTACACCTAGTGTGTAAAAGCCCACCCCACCACAGCAGACCCCTGGCCCAGCCCACCCGCAAGAGCAACTAGGGCGCGCCACATGGCGCGTGAGCCACGCCTGTGCCACGTGTCCTCGCCCCGCAGACCCCCGCTTGTGCCTAACTACTGATCACTAGAGATGTGACCAGCTACTGAGAACTACTAAAATAACTATTAAGAAACTACTAATACTACAAAACTAAATTATTGATACTACTGGCAAGTACTAACACTAATGACATAAACTACTAAATAAAATTTACTATGACTTAGAACAACTGAAcgactactgacactactaaaTACAAACTATTGATATTGCAGATAAAAAACTATTGACAAAAAAACTattgacactactgaacaaaactaccGATACTATTGACATAAACTACGGACGACTATTGACACTACTGATAAAAAACTATTGACACTATTGAACAAAACTACTAACGACTATtgacactactgaataatttttctataacttgaaactactgaacaactaAATTACTATACACTACTTAGACTACTAAACTGCTGAACACTACTGAGCAACTATAAAACTGCTATTGAATTGGTGAACGCTACTGTACTAGAAACTACACGACGTGTGGCGCACGAGTGAGCGTGGGTGCAGGAACACGTTCCGCATGGGTGCAGAATGAGCGGCGTGTGCGCGGGCCTCGGGGACATGTGGCACGTGACGCAGCACGTGGTGTCAGCATGCAAGGCGTGCGGGCCGCAGGGAGACGTGGCGCGCGGCACAGCGCGTGGGGTTGGCGCTCGGGGATTTACTATGTTAGGATAGGGTGTAGAATAAACTATTCTTACACTCCAAAAGGTGAGAATCTCAAAACCAGATtgattttttaggttttttgcaattttttttaaagaatctTAAAATCAAACTgacttttcaattttttttttttacatttttccctATGAATATCGTCACTACGTCCGTTCCTGAAAAGTACTCCTACATCCGTAAACAGCTACGAACATGACCTGCTGTGCGTTtagcagagttttttttttaaagggtaGTTTAACAGAGTAGTTTATTGATGCCCTCACTTTTGCCGGGAACATGTGCCGCACGGATGCCGTAGTTGTATTCGGATCGGAGTTCGCAAGGCCGGCGCTCCTAGTTTTCCGGCGAAACCGGCTCACTCGGCAACGTCACTCAATGATTCTCCTCCATTTTCTGTGAGCTGCTTTTCGCTGGTTCACCAAAATGTATGGACGAAAGCGACTTTTGCATTATGTCGCGGGTGTGGGGCCCAACGGCCACAGTTCGGATTAAAGGGATGTActtgggccgggccgggccgggccgcgCCAATCGATGTAGATTGGGCTTATTTACGCCTCGAGAAGCAGCCAGTTGCAGCTATTCTGGAGCGGAGAGCCTCGATCGGGTTTCCAGAAGTAATTTGCAAAGTAGCCCGCGCTAATTGCGCGGAAAGAATATTGCAATTGCCACGGTTGTACAGTTTAGgatgattttatttttctaaaacaaTATCACTAATTATgctcaatattagttgatggaGTCCCATTTTCTTTTCGATGGTGTAGCAATTAGCCACAACATAGACAACTCTGTAGACTAAGCATTGGAACTGTTCCCAACCTAAAAGTAGTTTGCCAGGTGACAACAGATATACGAGATAATAACTCCgatataaaattaaattaaacctttctgttggagatgaagggaatgagggatgctgtaatagtgataggggatgctgtaatagtattttagaggatgaaattttaaggattctgttggagatgatcttatcaTAAACTGGGCAAAACCATAGGACTAGTCTGCTAGTCATGCGTCCATATTCTTTTGTTCAATGCTAGTGAATGGAATTATACTAAACaacattgaagaaacaaggaaTTTCATCAAGATCTGCACTTGTTGGTGCTTATAAATTAAGCACCTGCGGTTTCAACATATTTTACCTTGCTAGAAATGTTTCCTTCTACAATACTGATACCTTTTTCCTATACGTTCCAGCTGCAAAGCTGCTCCTTGTGAACCATGTTGATGTCTTACTTATGTTGCCAGAATATAGTAAAGTAGGACACCACATTGTGTACTcgacaaaaataataattatatattacaTCATCTATATTACATGGTGCACATCTGATTCAAGGTCTCATGCTACCGTATAGCAGTTGTGTATATATCAACAGCTCCAAATTTTGCTAATCATGTAAATTTTGCTAATCATGTAGATAAAAACttcaatataaaattaaattaaacagTGGGTTGAGAAAACAACTTGCGAGGCTCAGTTTACAGCATGTTAACAGGAGAAGGGGTGGCAATAAGCCAATAACAAAGAGGGTTGAAATTTGAAACCAAGTGATTACGAAGGGAACACAAACTTTTGGGTGGCAAATTAGTGATTTGGCTAACTTTGTATGGTAAATAAGGATTTATTCTAATTTTAAATGTATTGTTGATTACCTCATTTATTCAAAACTTGATGCCAAGAATGGTATAGTTCCCTAATTACTTGTACTTACTCGCATACAACAATCCCAATTAATGGAACTCAAATTATTATGGTGATTTTGTTACTAAAATTAAAAACACGAACAAATACAAAAGTTAGCCAACTAAATAAATACAAAAAGTACCCAAAAGTTTGCAGCGACTATCTTCCCATGTGGTCCCGAAGGGCCCCAGTTCACCTCCGACTTCACAAATGAGCGCAAATACACGATGAAATTATCCCTCTcagaaaacaaaaggaaagacagaaagaaaaaaaaacattatgaGTTAGAAAAAACAATTAAGATAGATGAAtccaaaagaaacaaaagacaaataaaattaaaaaccCGAGCCACCCCTAACCGAGTCTACACAGCACACAATACAACCCCTGGAAGAAAAAACCTGACAAGGTATAGAACTGGGccgaaaagaagaaaagaaagcccACGATAGGAAACAAACTAGCACAATCCAGGAGGGAGGATGCGCAACAGCCCAAGACGCGAGGAGATGTGTGGGCGCGAGCAGCCCAGCAGgaacggcgccgccgccgtcatcgGACGAAGCGAAATTCGACTCAGAGAGAGACGCCAATTCCAACAAACCCAGTAGCTGGCCCAACACCAAGGATTTGTTTGGTACagtttttgttttaaaaattattggagCTAGATGCAGAAAATTTTAAAGCTCGAGTTATAAGTATACTGAGAATATTTATGTAagctattttatttatattttaatttaaaaataaaaatttaaaccaCTTAATTTTAACCTATACCACTTAATCTGATGTGGAGCTACCAAACAAGGGTCTAAGCTGCTAACACCGTGGCACTCCTATTTCTTTCCTCCTGAAATAGTTGAGCTCTCGCCCAAGTTTTTCTGTGCGCGTGGACCTGAACAACGACTGATGGAATAATTTTGCGACGACTATGCCGTTCACGGAAGACGTTGACTTGGAATCAGTCGGTCGTCTCCTGCATGTCTCGTCCCGACCAAAGACAGCGACTTGATGAGTCCCGTGGAAATGGAATCTATGCATTTATAAACAGATGAATTCCACTGAATTCGCGAATTATATTAGATGACTGATTGACTAGTATTTGGCAATTGCGTCTGTTTAGAGGAGCGACAAAAgtgattcttttttatttttattctcaaaattaGTAGAAACATACAACCGTTTCTAAAATTTACAAAAGataggttcttttttttttgtaaatttacAAAATTTCCACACATCGTCCTAAATTTCGTGTGGAGATAGGAAAGAATCGGTGCCTACTTGCAATCTTGCATAGTCAAGTCATCGAGTGGGAAAAGGCAATAATAACACACTGATCCAGCACCTCCAGGTGACTTCAGTGTATAGTGATGTGTGTGGTGTTGGTGCCTTGGTGCCTGCAGTTTTGGCCAAATCCTAAGTTGAATATTTCATCCATTTAAGATTGAACATGTAAACAACATCAGTCATGTTAGCATTTGGAAACTATAGATCAAGGAAAAGGTATGTTACACTACTACACAAATGACTTAAGTAGAACGTTTTTATATAGACGGTTTTTTGAGACATCTGTGAAAAGATTATCACATATATCTCCAAACTAAACCCATATGAGAAAATGATAAGAGCAGTCGTTTAGATCAAGTGGCTCCTGGTCCTCCATTGAATTGGTCTGGGAGCACTTCATCGATCTGAAGCCGAAGAGAAGGTGTgtgagctcggaggaggagacTAGAGTCGTCTAGACTATCCAATTAGTACAGATGTTCCAGTCTAGACTCATCTACACAAATTATTTGTATATATGGTTCACGAATTATCTGTACAAATTAATTTGTACATACTTTTTACTACATACGGTTTAAAAAAGCATCTCGCACAGGGATTTCGAACTATCTGTACAAAGGTTTATGTAGCAGTGTTAAGAGctctttttctattatttttttctacgcCATCCttaatagggggtcgtggttcAAAACGCGGAATCTTATCTCAATCATCATTTGTTAGAACTTTTCGGGGTAAGTTATTTGGTTTGGACATGATATTTAGTTCATGTCACTATTCTCGGATCGAGTGAGAGTACATTGAatagaataattttttaaatgtaTTACCCTGTATCCAAGGGTTGGGTCCTCTTATGATGTGACTGTTTCATCGAAGTCACTGCTTATCTGATAAACTCTTACGACTGCAACTACAATTTGAACAGACCAATGTGTTAGGCTGTTAGCAATATTCGGATTGGGGTTCGCAAGGCTGGCGCTCCTAGTTTTCGGGCGAAGCCGGCTCACTCGGCAACGTCACTCAATGATTCTCCTCCATTTTCTGTGAGCTGCTTTTCGCTGGTTCACCAAAATGTATGGACGAAAGCGACTTTTGCATTATGTCGCGGGTGTGGGGCCCAAAGGCCACCGTTCGGATTAAAGGGATGTActtgggccgggccgggccgggccaaTCGAATAGATCGGGCTTATTTACGCCTCGAGAAGCTGCCAGTTGCAGCTATTCTGGAGCGGAGAGCCTTGATTGGGTTTCCAGAAGTAATTTGCAAAGTAGCCTGCGCTAATTGCGCGGAAAGAATATTGCAATTGCCACGGTTGTACAGTTTAGGATGATTTTGTTTTTCTAAAACAATACCACTAATTATgctcaatattagttgatggaGTCCCATTTTCTTTTCGATGGTGTAGCAATCAGCCACAACATAGACAACTCTATAGACAGAGCATTGGAACTATTCCCAACTTAAAAATAGTTTGCCAGGCGACAACAGATATACGAGATAATAGCTCTGATATAAAATTGATTTAAACCATTGGTTGAGAAAACTACTTTAGAGAGCCTCAGTTAACAGTATGCTAATAGGAGAAGGGGTGACAATAACAAATAAGGTTGAAATTTGAAACCGAGTGATTACGAAGGAAGTTCTTGTAAGgttcttttttttcaagaaaTAACAggttctagcaaggttttgctAGCCTTATCATAAACTGGGCATAACCATAAGACTAGTCTGCTAGTCATGCGTCCATATTCTTTTGTTCAATGCTAGTGAATGGAATTATACTAAACaacattgaagaaacaaggaaTTTCATCAAGATCTGCACTTGTTGGTGCTTATAAATTAAGCACCTGCTGTTTCAACATATTTTACCTTGCTAGAAATGTTTCCTTCTACAATACTGATACCTTTTTCCTATACGTTCCAGCTGCAAAGCTACTCCTTGTGAACCATGTTGATGTCTTACTTATGTTGCCAGAATATAGTAAAGTAGGACACCACATTGTGTTCTcgacaaaaataataattatatattacaTCATCTATATTACGTGGTGCACATCTGATTCAAGGTCTCATGCTACGGTATAGCAGTTGTGTATATATCAACAGCTCCAAATTTTGCTAATCACGTAGATAAAAAATTCAacataaaattaaattaaaccgTGGGTTGAGAAAACAACTTGCGAGGCTCAATTTACAGCATGTTAACAGGAGAAGGGGCCGCAATAACAAAGAGGGTTGAAATTTGAAACCGAGTGATTACGAAGGGAACACAAACTTTTGGCTGGCAAATCAGTGATTTGGCTAACTTTGGATGGTAAATAGGGATTTACTCTAATTTTAAATGTATTGTTGACTACCTCATTTATTCAAAATATGGTGACAAGAATGGTATAGTTCCTAATTACTTGTACTTACTTGCATACAACAATCCCAATTAATGGAACTCACATTATTATGGCGATTTTGTtactaaaattaaaaacatgAAGAAATACAAAAGTTAGCCGAATGAATTAAATACAAAGGTTAGCCAAAGGGTTAGCCAAAGGTTTGCGCTGACCGGCTTCCTATGCGGTCCTTAAGGGGCCCCATCTCACCTCGGACTTCGGACCTGTTTGACGGAGCTTCCAGAGCAGTTTCCCGACTGGAATCAGGGGAGCTCTACCAAAATAGCAACTTTTAGCTTTTAGCTCCCTAAGTGAAAtctgtgggagtgattctctgaaatgaactagaagctggggagctgaaaaaagcagtttcccctgattcacttcccgcatAGAATTACtttctccatatattttattctagagaatcactttcagccacagaatcactttctctagagaatcactctccgcagagaatttggatcaggagagctctaccaaacagtgCCTTCATAAATGAGTGCAAGTACACAAAGAAATTATCCCTctcaaaaaacaaaaggaaaaaaaagaaagaaccaAAAAACATTATGAGTTAGAAAAAAAGCAATTAAGATAGATTAAcccaaaagaaacaaaatacaaataaaattaaataccgagccatctcaaaaaaaaaaggaaagaaagaaagaaaaaacattatGAGTTAGAAAAAAAAGTAATTAAGATAGATGAACCCAAAATAAACAAAAgacaaataaaattaaaaaccGAGCCACCCCTAACCAGGTCTACACAGCACACAACCCGCTGAAAAAAACCCTGGTGTTGATGACCAAATTTGACATAGTGTGAAGAATCTCGGAGCTGGAGAATTCAACGGGTCGGAACATCCGGTCACAATATCAAAACTTCTtgtttttgtgaacaccagatggccTGGCGTTTAGAAATTTGTTCTCACTAGAGTTTTTATCGGAACATCAGGTTTTTtggatcggaacttccggttaTATAATTTTGTCTAACCCGAGAGCCCTATGTATAGATGAAATCGGATATTCTGGCCGATAAGAACTACCGAGTAAATATTTTTGGACTTTGCGGCTATATCAAAGCATCCGATTGTAGGATTGGAATAtcatattaaatatttaaaaccaAACCAAGAGCGTCATATTTGGGGAAATCCGGATATTCCGATacaatcggaacttccgatgttcTCGATCGAAACATCTGATTGAACTCGGATTCGAGATTTTGGAAAGAGATAGAGTCGGATTTGAATGGGAGTTTTTGATAGCTTCTGACTCAAAACGGGGTAAGACCATccctccctataaatatgaAGTGCCACGGCCGATTGAAGAGAACCAACATCCAATCGAACAAATACAATTTACCTTTGTCTTTCCTTTTATCCATTTTGCCCTAATTCTCTTTTCCAACCCCTATTGCTTTTCGTGCTTGATGTTGATGACAAGGACAAGCTGCCGGTCATCTACACTCTGACGGGGTCCCTCCCGAGCGTGGGTGACAATGAAAGCTCAATGGCGCGATGCCACGACGACGGTGTTGCCCGTTGTGTACACAAGCCGGAACTTCCGATCGGGAAGGCCAGAACTTCCGGTCCTTCCAAGAAAATTTTTGTTCGATTTGCACATGAGGTGATCGGTGTTTGGCATGACCACTTTTCGCGTCAACACACTTTTTTGTGACTTCGCTGGGGACAAAGTTTTTCGGCTATCTCTTGACTGAATTTTAAAACCCTAGGCATGTATACTTCGGAAATCGACAAGGATAACATCATTACGGTGTCCTACAATGAGTTGCCAGAAGAAGTGTGTTTGGAGATCGAAGTTGACCTGGAGCAACATCGGCAACAACTGCTATCGCGCTATGTGAAGACTCGACAAGGCATAttcaagaaagaagattctaCATCGGCCGCCGACCAAAGCCCTAAGGTACGAACCAATGAGAGTATTCAACCCTCTCCCTATCATTAAGAAGTTGCTATTATGATTGATCAATCTGTTGGTGCAACCATGGCTAATAGTGTTCAAAAGTTGGTTAAGGACACGTTGATTGACAAGCTTCGGCAGttagttttacaaatacatgaggagcaaattttgaaaaaaCCTGTTGCTAGTAATGTTAATGCTTTAATTCTTTATATTGTTAGTAATACATTACCTAGTACTTCTTGTGTTTACCCTAATAATCCTCATGATGGCCAAAATT from Phragmites australis chromosome 8, lpPhrAust1.1, whole genome shotgun sequence includes:
- the LOC133926210 gene encoding early nodulin-93-like translates to MPTVTRASLDQNLALAKRCSREATLAGAKAAAVATIASAIPTLASVRMLPWAKANINPTGQALIISTVAGMAYFIAADKKILSLARRHSFEDAPEHLKNTSFQGAGSPHPAFFRP
- the LOC133926211 gene encoding early nodulin-93-like, translating into MSTVTRAYLDQRLAMAKRCSREATLAGAKAAAVATIASAVPTLASVRMSPWAKANLNPTGQALIVCTVAGMAYFVAADKKILSLARRHSFEDAPEHLKNTSFQGAGRPHPVFFRS